A single region of the Streptomyces virginiae genome encodes:
- a CDS encoding helix-turn-helix domain-containing protein — protein sequence MQLPLHELPRTPISDRTRYRHADVQTLVAAGWTISAIARRLHLDRKTVRRFRDTDLDYSTNGASLVRRGSP from the coding sequence ATGCAGCTCCCACTCCATGAACTACCCCGGACGCCGATCAGCGACCGGACCCGGTACCGTCACGCTGACGTCCAGACGCTTGTCGCCGCGGGCTGGACCATCAGCGCCATCGCCCGCCGTCTCCACCTCGACCGCAAGACCGTCCGGCGCTTCCGCGACACCGACCTCGACTACTCGACCAATGGCGCGTCGCTCGTTCGCCGCGGGTCGCCGTGA
- a CDS encoding DUF4232 domain-containing protein gives MRIHRSRAAALAAAVGFVLALTGCGSGGGGGTDGKFKAPTAGTGTPSASGTPAASGTASASATPTAAGPSGSGDPAGAAGPTPTGPDGKGKATGGTDATTEDAYAYTHPCSARNLTVKVTSPQGFPATVRVVTVTNNGSTTCGLDFHPAIGFSAKGSALGIQATPPEGLGGAPAHPVRPGATTYAAVDLNPSGGGGPVADEINILADPSHMPNADGVSLPLATTGTVAKPRVGLYHFTARDSLDTL, from the coding sequence ATGCGCATCCACCGGAGCCGTGCTGCGGCCCTTGCCGCCGCCGTCGGGTTCGTCCTGGCACTGACCGGCTGCGGGAGCGGCGGGGGCGGCGGCACGGACGGGAAGTTCAAGGCGCCGACGGCGGGCACGGGCACGCCGTCGGCTTCCGGCACCCCGGCCGCTTCCGGCACGGCGTCTGCGTCGGCGACTCCGACGGCGGCCGGTCCGAGTGGTAGCGGCGATCCGGCGGGCGCCGCCGGCCCGACGCCGACGGGCCCCGACGGCAAGGGGAAGGCGACGGGCGGCACCGACGCGACCACCGAGGACGCCTACGCCTACACCCACCCCTGTTCCGCCAGGAACCTCACCGTCAAGGTCACCTCGCCGCAGGGCTTCCCGGCGACCGTCCGGGTCGTCACGGTGACCAACAACGGTTCCACCACGTGCGGCCTCGACTTCCACCCCGCCATCGGCTTCAGCGCCAAGGGCTCCGCCCTCGGCATCCAGGCCACGCCGCCCGAGGGTCTGGGCGGGGCGCCGGCGCACCCGGTGCGGCCCGGGGCGACCACCTACGCGGCGGTGGACCTCAACCCCTCGGGCGGCGGCGGTCCCGTGGCCGACGAGATCAACATCCTGGCCGACCCGAGCCACATGCCGAACGCCGACGGCGTCAGCCTGCCACTCGCCACCACAGGTACCGTCGCCAAGCCGAGGGTCGGGCTCTACCACTTCACCGCGCGCGACTCGCTCGACACCCTCTGA
- a CDS encoding class I SAM-dependent methyltransferase, with protein MNHSDLLAQAPSLAAGMAAAAHSPDTQLSQTRHRAALVAGWRIPPGSTVLELGCGQGDMTAVLAEAVGPEGRVVAVDVAAPSYGEPVTLGESAARLAAGPLGPRIDFRFGTDVLDPSVDFPEGTFDHVVLAHCSWYFASLGQLRDTLARVRPWARRLCFAEWDLTPASDDQLAHLLAVLIQGQIEAAGSHGEGNVRTPFSRESLLRLLPEAGWTADGSELVDTGELQDGDWEIAACLDLVESDTGLAALPEPVRQLVLSQADVLRAVAKPRGNRALAAYSVTAR; from the coding sequence GTGAATCACTCCGATCTCCTCGCCCAGGCCCCCTCGCTCGCAGCCGGCATGGCCGCCGCCGCTCACAGCCCGGACACCCAGCTGTCCCAGACTCGCCACCGCGCCGCGCTCGTGGCGGGCTGGCGCATCCCACCCGGCTCCACCGTCCTCGAACTGGGCTGCGGCCAGGGCGACATGACCGCCGTCCTTGCAGAGGCGGTCGGGCCCGAAGGGCGCGTGGTGGCCGTTGATGTGGCCGCACCCTCCTATGGGGAGCCGGTCACGCTCGGAGAATCGGCAGCCCGGCTCGCGGCGGGCCCTCTCGGGCCACGCATCGACTTCCGCTTCGGCACCGACGTCCTCGACCCATCGGTCGACTTCCCCGAAGGCACCTTCGACCATGTGGTGCTCGCACATTGCTCCTGGTACTTCGCATCGCTCGGACAACTGCGGGACACGCTGGCCCGGGTACGGCCGTGGGCGCGGAGACTGTGCTTCGCCGAATGGGACCTGACGCCTGCCTCCGACGACCAGTTGGCGCATCTGCTCGCCGTGCTGATCCAAGGACAGATCGAGGCCGCGGGATCGCATGGCGAGGGCAACGTCCGCACACCTTTCTCCCGTGAGAGCCTGCTACGGCTCCTGCCCGAGGCCGGCTGGACGGCCGACGGCAGCGAACTGGTCGATACCGGAGAACTGCAGGACGGCGACTGGGAAATCGCAGCTTGCCTTGACCTGGTGGAAAGCGATACGGGTCTGGCCGCGCTGCCCGAGCCGGTGCGACAGCTCGTCCTGAGTCAGGCCGACGTTCTCCGGGCCGTTGCCAAGCCGCGCGGCAACCGCGCGCTCGCGGCGTACTCAGTCACCGCGCGCTGA
- a CDS encoding LIC_13387 family protein, producing the protein MSATVTPVLERNPQPKPLRPFRVGAVGFLLLGTGHLVLAAATALGDPTPQQQASSEAMRESSMTLLGLERSTLDVVQGMSLVMALFVIACGLLALTAVRHAPALVERRTAFGWIPLVASLMGLAISVLLLPIPPIVVLTVTSCAFALSLRRATP; encoded by the coding sequence GTGAGCGCTACCGTCACACCCGTTCTCGAGCGCAATCCCCAGCCCAAGCCGCTGCGGCCCTTCAGAGTCGGGGCCGTCGGCTTCCTCCTGCTGGGCACGGGCCACCTCGTCCTTGCAGCCGCGACGGCGCTGGGCGACCCCACCCCCCAGCAGCAAGCGTCCTCGGAAGCCATGCGGGAGTCGAGCATGACCCTGCTCGGTCTGGAACGCAGCACCCTCGACGTCGTCCAGGGCATGAGCCTCGTCATGGCCCTGTTCGTCATCGCGTGCGGGCTCCTCGCCCTCACCGCCGTCCGGCACGCCCCGGCACTGGTCGAACGCCGCACCGCCTTCGGATGGATCCCCCTCGTCGCCTCACTGATGGGCCTGGCGATATCCGTCCTGCTCCTCCCCATACCGCCGATCGTCGTCCTCACCGTCACCAGTTGCGCCTTCGCGCTGTCCTTGCGCCGGGCGACGCCCTGA
- a CDS encoding VOC family protein, with protein sequence MTVPKTAVLVLDSAEPELLAQFYAELLGASAGPAPGDAELLLITGGTGVVLGVRRDPDHVPPSWPLPEGSQQAHVCILVEQRSLDEAEREAVALGARPVAAEDDGSLPGSRTTLRRYADPAGHAFTLAVVDEDLTAVG encoded by the coding sequence ATGACCGTACCCAAGACAGCCGTTCTCGTCCTGGACAGCGCCGAGCCGGAGTTGCTGGCGCAGTTCTACGCCGAACTGCTTGGTGCCTCGGCAGGACCGGCACCGGGCGACGCGGAGCTCCTCCTCATCACCGGCGGCACCGGAGTAGTCCTCGGAGTCCGCCGGGACCCCGACCACGTACCGCCGAGCTGGCCTCTCCCGGAGGGCTCCCAACAGGCCCACGTGTGCATTCTCGTGGAGCAGCGGAGCCTCGACGAGGCCGAGCGAGAGGCCGTAGCCCTCGGGGCGCGCCCGGTGGCGGCGGAGGACGACGGCAGCCTGCCGGGCAGCCGGACCACCCTGCGGCGTTACGCCGACCCGGCCGGCCATGCGTTCACCCTGGCCGTCGTCGACGAGGACCTCACCGCCGTGGGCTAG
- a CDS encoding alpha/beta hydrolase produces the protein MTRSAHDPSRRVAWGTSLVLIAITALLGGGASGASGTASATEVGAASVPALSWGPCDGSKDGFECATARVPLDHRRPSGPTLALAVTRRPAADPAHRTGVLVLHPGGPGNSGVDFARNSYEALPASLRDAFDVVGYDMRGVARSGQVECWDDQEYAAAVDGARGAPRPGPGALRELVRQAVDFAAACQERSGDLVPFVGTGSNAKDLDLLRQALGEETLTFYGRSFGSYVGTVYAAQFPRRVRAMVLDGAYDPHRYADVPYAYDAAQFTALDAAVGRFLDWCGREVAACGFGEGRPRQAFEALKRDLDANPVISASGRPATGYTLAYRLMFNINAGKEIWPYLGQALRSAQARQASFLLSPPSPASFDFLTVNTAVECADRRYPDNRLLLGALVTAETASAPLLGPPIGWGPPTYDHNHAPACTQWPAQRPSRFEGSYRATGSAPILVLGTTGDPDTPYQDAVTLAGTLDGGRLLTFDAEGHTAYNRSTCVSSLVDAYLTTLALPPRGTVCADEAPPQPLGHRTPIIGTDETQDAIPAPH, from the coding sequence ATGACCCGTTCGGCCCACGACCCCAGCAGACGTGTGGCATGGGGGACATCTCTGGTCCTGATCGCGATCACCGCACTTCTGGGAGGCGGCGCGTCCGGCGCCTCCGGAACGGCAAGCGCCACGGAGGTCGGGGCCGCGTCCGTCCCAGCGCTGTCCTGGGGGCCCTGCGACGGGTCGAAGGACGGCTTCGAGTGCGCGACGGCCCGAGTGCCGTTGGACCACCGCCGGCCCTCCGGGCCCACCCTCGCGCTCGCGGTCACCCGCCGACCGGCGGCCGACCCTGCGCACCGGACCGGCGTCCTGGTCCTGCACCCGGGCGGGCCCGGGAACTCCGGGGTCGACTTCGCCCGCAACAGCTACGAGGCGCTGCCCGCCTCCCTGCGCGACGCGTTCGACGTGGTCGGGTACGACATGCGCGGCGTGGCGCGCAGCGGGCAGGTGGAGTGCTGGGACGACCAGGAGTACGCGGCCGCGGTCGACGGAGCGCGCGGCGCGCCGAGGCCGGGGCCGGGGGCCCTGAGGGAGTTGGTGCGCCAGGCCGTCGACTTCGCCGCCGCCTGCCAGGAACGCTCCGGGGACCTGGTCCCGTTCGTCGGTACCGGGTCGAACGCCAAGGACCTCGACCTGCTGAGACAGGCGCTGGGCGAGGAGACGCTCACCTTCTACGGCCGTTCCTTCGGCAGCTACGTCGGTACGGTCTACGCCGCGCAGTTCCCGCGGCGGGTGCGCGCCATGGTCCTGGACGGGGCCTACGATCCACACCGCTACGCGGACGTGCCGTACGCGTACGACGCCGCGCAGTTCACCGCCCTGGACGCGGCCGTCGGCCGGTTCCTGGACTGGTGCGGGCGCGAGGTGGCGGCCTGCGGGTTCGGTGAGGGCCGGCCGCGGCAGGCGTTCGAGGCGTTGAAACGCGACCTGGACGCGAACCCGGTGATCTCCGCGAGCGGACGTCCGGCCACCGGCTACACCCTGGCCTACCGGCTGATGTTCAACATCAACGCGGGCAAGGAGATCTGGCCGTACCTGGGACAGGCCCTGCGCTCGGCGCAGGCACGGCAGGCCTCGTTCCTTCTGTCACCGCCCTCCCCCGCGTCGTTCGACTTCCTCACCGTCAACACCGCCGTGGAATGCGCCGACCGCCGCTACCCCGACAACCGGCTGCTGCTGGGCGCGCTCGTGACCGCCGAGACGGCCTCCGCGCCCCTGCTCGGCCCGCCCATCGGGTGGGGGCCACCGACCTACGACCACAACCACGCACCCGCCTGCACACAATGGCCGGCGCAACGCCCCAGCCGCTTCGAGGGCTCCTACCGGGCGACCGGTTCCGCCCCGATCCTGGTCCTCGGCACGACCGGGGACCCCGACACCCCCTACCAGGACGCCGTGACCCTCGCCGGAACACTCGACGGCGGACGCCTGCTGACCTTCGACGCCGAAGGACACACCGCATACAACCGCAGCACCTGCGTCAGCAGCCTCGTCGACGCCTACCTCACCACGCTCGCCCTGCCCCCACGAGGCACTGTCTGCGCGGACGAGGCACCCCCGCAACCCCTGGGCCACCGCACCCCGATCATCGGGACCGACGAAACACAGGACGCGATCCCCGCCCCACACTGA